One genomic region from Ornithinimicrobium flavum encodes:
- a CDS encoding DUF429 domain-containing protein, producing the protein MVEAQLVSRGVRVDRAGLDGTVCETYPSAALAAWGLGKAKQTWPELRSNFAFLTADDSLLSRFVSDDVCDAVVCALVARARDLELTIGPPDDEVAAARREGWIHISCEPRELLVQTD; encoded by the coding sequence TTGGTCGAGGCCCAGTTGGTTTCCCGCGGTGTCCGGGTCGACCGGGCGGGTCTAGATGGAACGGTGTGCGAGACCTATCCTTCAGCGGCTTTGGCCGCGTGGGGACTCGGGAAGGCAAAACAGACCTGGCCCGAGCTGCGGTCCAACTTCGCGTTCCTCACCGCCGACGACAGCCTGCTCTCCCGGTTCGTCAGTGACGACGTGTGCGACGCCGTCGTGTGCGCCCTGGTTGCCCGGGCCCGCGACCTTGAACTGACCATTGGTCCGCCGGACGACGAAGTCGCGGCGGCACGGCGGGAGGGTTGGATCCACATCAGTTGTGAACCGCGCGAGTTGCTGGTGCAGACCGACTGA
- a CDS encoding DUF429 domain-containing protein: protein MSALSWGLDVSTNKAKTAAVAIDWSIPDEARVVDVRHPLPAADIAPLIAEHKTNRWAVDVPFGWPDLFVALMADRHHAPLPAQAMPAAAAWEKWRTREGR, encoded by the coding sequence ATGAGCGCGCTCAGCTGGGGGCTTGACGTCTCCACGAACAAGGCCAAGACAGCTGCCGTCGCCATCGACTGGTCGATCCCAGATGAGGCGCGCGTCGTCGACGTGCGCCACCCACTCCCCGCAGCAGACATCGCGCCTCTGATCGCCGAGCACAAGACGAACAGGTGGGCGGTAGACGTGCCATTCGGTTGGCCAGACCTCTTCGTCGCCCTCATGGCTGATCGACACCACGCGCCGCTACCCGCCCAGGCCATGCCGGCTGCAGCGGCCTGGGAGAAGTGGCGAACCCGGGAGGGGAGGTAG
- a CDS encoding S8 family serine peptidase: protein MAKHFDVHLLAEPPVPQDGDPYDITQGGIVFRGLPFVAWPTGDPPGARFEVLRSWPRYPRARLKILHALDAAKANNAHVYRLSLAVTRSRDPEADALAYATRFLRDKNRIVVAAAGNWGPGPGTLSDLACARSVISVAACGSNGLPLDCSGRGTVDGPKPTLAADGTDPAGQSTPGTSLAAARVAVLCVWIRSLLQSLTSEASAAYAGESLVEMPRPSRLAHVDSDFTQSQVDSLVSMRVGRAVFPSGSIRYSGATVRRIKWLTRVIDYAGEHQVYVAFDYGPDWVLRVLLAAADTGPWIDPIACGAGVVSRDSVRDLLTGMTPSRFLRFFVNDGYWDERRAAVGAALDEDLEELWSVTDLELFEQLYAAEYEDLFIEIGVPGEAGHGNTMLRVSGTPTTFTNQPVYAHIDVHGNLTIDDPEAPTNTSCNEQ, encoded by the coding sequence ATGGCTAAGCACTTCGACGTGCACCTGCTGGCCGAGCCTCCGGTCCCACAAGACGGCGACCCGTACGACATCACCCAAGGTGGGATCGTTTTCCGGGGACTCCCCTTCGTGGCCTGGCCCACCGGCGATCCACCGGGGGCGCGGTTTGAAGTTCTACGGAGCTGGCCGCGGTACCCGCGGGCTAGGCTCAAGATCCTCCACGCACTAGACGCGGCCAAGGCCAACAATGCTCACGTGTATCGCCTCAGCCTGGCCGTCACTCGGTCACGCGATCCCGAGGCGGACGCGCTGGCGTACGCCACCCGGTTCTTGCGCGACAAGAACCGGATCGTGGTGGCCGCCGCGGGGAACTGGGGGCCGGGCCCGGGAACGCTGAGCGACCTCGCATGTGCACGGAGTGTCATCTCAGTCGCCGCGTGCGGCTCGAACGGCCTGCCACTTGATTGCTCCGGCCGCGGTACCGTCGACGGGCCCAAGCCAACCCTTGCCGCGGACGGCACTGATCCCGCCGGGCAGTCGACCCCTGGGACCAGCCTCGCTGCAGCACGCGTGGCCGTTCTGTGTGTCTGGATCCGCTCCCTTCTTCAGAGCCTGACGTCGGAAGCGAGTGCCGCCTACGCCGGAGAGAGCTTGGTTGAGATGCCAAGACCGTCTCGGCTCGCTCACGTCGACAGCGACTTCACACAGAGTCAAGTCGACTCGTTGGTTTCCATGCGAGTGGGCCGGGCGGTCTTCCCATCGGGTTCCATCAGGTATTCGGGGGCGACGGTGCGGCGAATCAAGTGGCTGACTCGCGTCATAGACTACGCCGGTGAGCACCAGGTCTACGTCGCCTTCGATTATGGCCCGGACTGGGTGCTGCGCGTTCTATTGGCCGCGGCCGACACGGGCCCCTGGATCGACCCAATTGCATGCGGTGCCGGCGTTGTCTCCCGCGACTCAGTCCGCGATCTTCTTACCGGCATGACGCCGTCGCGATTCCTACGCTTCTTCGTCAACGACGGCTACTGGGACGAGCGACGAGCTGCTGTCGGTGCGGCGCTAGACGAAGACCTTGAAGAACTCTGGTCGGTCACGGACCTCGAACTGTTCGAGCAACTTTATGCCGCTGAGTACGAAGACCTCTTCATCGAGATTGGGGTCCCAGGGGAGGCGGGTCACGGCAACACGATGCTGCGCGTAAGCGGTACACCCACGACGTTCACCAATCAGCCTGTCTACGCGCACATCGACGTGCACGGCAATCTGACGATCGATGACCCGGAAGCCCCGACCAACACATCGTGTAACGAGCAGTAG
- a CDS encoding RusA family crossover junction endodeoxyribonuclease — MSESHFVTHLREALANDHDDHRWTVAENRLRQARISYQLTLGRHDEQEPGELNSLVVESLLTAGATSFTSTLDGRSRLHATYLSKATWLAERPCTTCDFDPSGLPVSVQLPIDPFTAQTDAGALRERKSRIRSGLASMYPSNCSWPACTQVCLRVVCVLGAKNRDKDADNLVKGILDSLQSVIYENDASISHMEVFKLSTQAPRGFYLVSARPVEPLTNDVLDPTRGLSWHPSPGWIDPRGEL, encoded by the coding sequence ATGTCTGAGAGCCACTTCGTGACGCACCTGCGAGAAGCGCTCGCTAACGACCACGATGACCACCGGTGGACTGTCGCTGAGAACCGGCTGAGGCAGGCACGCATCTCCTACCAACTCACGCTCGGGCGGCATGACGAGCAAGAGCCCGGCGAGCTCAATAGCCTAGTCGTCGAGAGTCTCCTTACCGCCGGTGCCACATCCTTCACGAGCACACTCGATGGCCGAAGCCGCCTCCATGCCACCTATCTGTCGAAGGCGACCTGGCTGGCAGAACGACCGTGCACCACATGTGACTTTGACCCTTCAGGCCTGCCCGTCAGCGTGCAACTCCCCATCGATCCCTTCACCGCACAGACAGATGCTGGGGCCCTCCGCGAGAGGAAATCGCGCATCCGTTCCGGCCTTGCCTCGATGTATCCGTCCAACTGCTCTTGGCCGGCCTGCACGCAAGTGTGCCTGCGTGTGGTCTGTGTCTTGGGCGCGAAGAATCGTGATAAAGACGCCGACAATTTGGTCAAAGGAATCCTGGACTCGCTCCAGTCCGTCATCTACGAAAACGACGCCTCCATCAGCCACATGGAGGTGTTCAAGCTGTCGACCCAAGCACCCCGAGGCTTTTATCTCGTGTCTGCTCGCCCCGTGGAACCACTGACCAACGACGTTCTCGATCCCACGAGAGGGCTGTCCTGGCACCCTTCACCCGGCTGGATCGACCCTCGAGGGGAACTCTAG
- a CDS encoding SDR family oxidoreductase: MPSVLVTGAGRGIGEAIALRLACAGWTVFAGVREEITGEGLGREDRGITRVLLDITDEAHVAALADNLPDRLDALVNNAGIGVLGPIETVSVPDLRRQFEVNLFGQVAVTQAVLPQIRTGGGRIVFISSTGGRAPVPMEGAYCASKFAVEAVADVLRVELRPWHIDVSVVEPGPTDTGPWQQIQPLLHAMEQGMTANHRELYAQHISGMLKLVSTLQARTVPPDVVARVVEQALTARRPRARYAAGAQARAMVTMNTVLPTRLNDAIGARLLGLR, translated from the coding sequence ATGCCATCGGTCCTGGTCACCGGAGCCGGTCGCGGGATAGGCGAGGCCATCGCGCTGCGACTGGCCTGCGCCGGATGGACCGTGTTCGCCGGCGTGCGCGAGGAAATCACCGGGGAGGGCCTGGGGCGCGAGGACCGCGGCATCACGAGGGTCCTGCTCGACATCACCGACGAGGCGCACGTCGCCGCCCTGGCCGACAACCTGCCCGACCGGCTGGACGCCCTCGTCAACAACGCCGGCATCGGGGTGCTCGGCCCGATCGAGACCGTGTCCGTCCCAGACCTTCGCCGCCAGTTCGAGGTCAACCTCTTTGGCCAGGTCGCCGTCACGCAGGCCGTACTGCCGCAGATCCGTACCGGCGGCGGCCGGATCGTCTTCATCTCCTCCACCGGCGGCCGGGCACCGGTGCCCATGGAGGGCGCCTACTGCGCGTCGAAGTTCGCGGTGGAAGCAGTCGCGGACGTGCTCCGGGTCGAGCTCCGGCCCTGGCACATCGACGTGTCCGTCGTAGAGCCCGGCCCCACCGACACCGGCCCGTGGCAACAGATCCAGCCATTGCTCCATGCCATGGAGCAGGGCATGACGGCCAACCACCGCGAGCTCTACGCACAACACATCAGCGGCATGCTCAAGCTGGTCAGCACGCTCCAGGCCCGCACCGTGCCGCCGGACGTCGTAGCCCGGGTGGTCGAGCAGGCGCTGACCGCGCGCCGCCCTCGTGCTCGCTACGCCGCCGGGGCCCAGGCCCGAGCGATGGTCACCATGAACACAGTCCTGCCCACGCGGCTCAACGACGCCATCGGAGCCCGGCTCCTCGGCCTGCGGTAA
- a CDS encoding TetR/AcrR family transcriptional regulator encodes MRSLRDRALDAAIELVGTQGLKALTHRRIDERADLPPGSTSNYFRTRDALLRGVADAILEREISGMRATFAPQSAEELLEAMVALLDRTTEDQRTLTSARLVLFMEASHNPALRESLGRGRATFEAALQGALAELGATDPVAATRAMMACAEGLILHRVARHDDSDIRPVLELVVRAVLA; translated from the coding sequence ATGAGATCGTTGCGGGACCGTGCCCTCGATGCCGCCATCGAGTTGGTGGGCACCCAGGGCCTGAAGGCCTTGACCCACCGCCGGATCGACGAGCGGGCCGACCTCCCGCCGGGGTCCACGTCCAACTACTTCCGGACGCGCGACGCCCTCCTTCGTGGGGTGGCGGACGCCATCCTCGAGCGGGAGATCTCTGGGATGCGAGCCACGTTCGCCCCGCAGTCGGCCGAGGAGCTCCTCGAGGCCATGGTGGCGCTCCTGGACCGCACCACCGAGGACCAGCGCACACTGACCAGCGCACGGCTGGTCCTCTTCATGGAGGCGAGCCACAATCCCGCCTTGCGTGAGAGCCTCGGACGGGGTCGGGCAACCTTTGAGGCCGCCCTGCAGGGGGCACTTGCAGAGCTGGGCGCCACGGACCCGGTTGCGGCGACCCGGGCCATGATGGCGTGCGCGGAGGGACTGATCCTGCATCGCGTCGCCCGCCACGACGACAGCGACATCCGGCCGGTCCTCGAGCTCGTCGTCCGCGCCGTCCTGGCCTGA
- a CDS encoding metal-sensitive transcriptional regulator: MSQSQGQPPGAGLVDNSRGGQGSDVDYHRRTINRLKTARGHLEGIVKMVEADAWCPDIMKQLAAVQGMLEGTSREVFRHHLERHVGEAIRAGRGEQIVDELMETLKYDKRVLRPLPADADDSLADTETETG, from the coding sequence GTGAGCCAGAGCCAAGGGCAGCCACCAGGCGCCGGCCTAGTCGACAACAGTCGCGGTGGGCAGGGTTCGGACGTCGACTACCACCGGCGGACGATCAATCGGCTCAAGACCGCGCGCGGCCACCTCGAAGGCATCGTGAAGATGGTCGAAGCCGACGCCTGGTGCCCCGACATCATGAAGCAGCTCGCCGCGGTGCAGGGCATGCTTGAGGGCACCAGTCGCGAGGTGTTCCGCCACCATCTCGAGAGGCACGTCGGGGAAGCCATCCGCGCCGGCCGCGGTGAGCAGATCGTCGATGAACTCATGGAAACCCTGAAGTACGACAAACGGGTGCTTCGTCCCCTCCCAGCGGATGCAGACGACTCACTTGCGGACACTGAAACTGAGACCGGATAG